From Methanocella paludicola SANAE, a single genomic window includes:
- a CDS encoding DHH family phosphoesterase → MYIILGGGSIGVALARELTRSRKDFLMVDADPARVEALREQDYEAVEGDIGSYRILQELPLKGVEGIFILSSSQAANVKALEFVKSQSPAPFVMARAVDLLTIDELYRAGADIVLHPPTIVADEALNELQKMELRGAAWQLMSYIKTLDPDQRIGIVVHDNPDSDAFASALCLRTMAESLGRSADILYYGTIGHHETRAFVNLLDIPLIHITNGIPDRYSVIALVDCNTPGKNNSLPRGTRVNVIIDHHPPPDGIEPGADFVDIRPDVGASSTMMTRYLQELDFELTSNLATALLYGIRTDTNEFKRNTSAADLNAAAYLYGFVDKDLLSQIETPSMSPEAMDVLGVAIRNKKIEGSYLISNVGFIHDRDTLPQAADYLLKLEGISTVLVFGITEDRIFISARSKDIRINIGDAVQKAFGEIGSAGGHQKTAAAQIPLGVFSGVKDRAILMKLTEEAVTRRFLAAVGMEGQGE, encoded by the coding sequence TTGTACATCATCCTCGGCGGAGGCAGCATAGGCGTCGCTCTGGCACGGGAACTGACACGATCCCGGAAAGACTTCCTCATGGTCGACGCGGACCCGGCCAGGGTAGAGGCGCTACGGGAGCAGGACTACGAGGCCGTGGAGGGCGACATCGGCTCATACAGGATACTACAGGAGCTGCCCCTTAAGGGCGTCGAAGGCATATTCATCCTCAGCTCCAGCCAGGCCGCCAACGTCAAGGCCCTCGAATTCGTGAAAAGCCAGTCGCCCGCGCCGTTCGTCATGGCCAGGGCCGTCGACCTGCTCACCATCGACGAGCTCTACAGGGCCGGCGCCGACATCGTGCTCCACCCGCCCACCATCGTCGCCGACGAGGCGCTCAACGAGCTACAGAAGATGGAGCTCAGGGGGGCGGCGTGGCAGCTCATGAGCTACATAAAAACACTGGATCCGGACCAGCGCATAGGCATCGTGGTGCACGACAACCCCGACTCCGACGCGTTCGCCAGCGCGCTCTGCCTCCGTACCATGGCCGAGAGCCTGGGCAGGAGCGCCGACATCCTCTACTACGGCACCATCGGCCACCACGAGACCCGGGCCTTCGTGAACCTTTTAGACATACCGCTCATCCACATTACTAACGGGATCCCCGACAGGTACTCCGTCATCGCGCTGGTGGACTGTAACACGCCGGGGAAGAACAACTCCCTCCCGCGGGGCACCCGGGTCAACGTGATCATCGACCACCACCCGCCTCCCGACGGGATCGAGCCGGGCGCGGACTTCGTGGACATCAGGCCCGACGTGGGGGCGTCGTCCACCATGATGACCAGGTACCTGCAGGAGCTCGACTTCGAGCTGACGAGCAACCTGGCGACCGCGCTATTATACGGCATCCGGACCGACACGAACGAGTTCAAGCGGAACACCTCGGCCGCCGACCTCAACGCGGCCGCATACCTCTACGGGTTCGTGGATAAGGACCTCTTATCCCAGATCGAGACGCCGTCCATGTCCCCGGAGGCGATGGACGTCCTGGGCGTCGCCATCCGGAACAAGAAGATCGAGGGTAGCTACCTCATCTCGAACGTCGGCTTCATCCACGACCGTGATACCCTGCCCCAGGCCGCCGACTATTTGCTGAAGCTGGAGGGCATCTCCACGGTGCTCGTGTTCGGCATCACCGAGGACCGCATATTCATTTCCGCCAGGAGCAAGGACATCCGCATCAACATAGGGGACGCCGTCCAGAAGGCCTTCGGCGAGATCGGCTCGGCCGGCGGCCACCAGAAGACCGCCGCGGCGCAGATCCCCCTAGGCGTGTTCAGCGGCGTCAAGGACCGGGCCATCCTGATGAAGCTGACCGAAGAGGCCGTGACCCGCCGGTTCCTTGCCGCCGTTGGGATGGAAGGCCAGGGCGAGTGA
- a CDS encoding universal stress protein, with amino-acid sequence MKVLLATDGMPHTDRAIDYAIDYASRYRAALFVVYALSPGRDQKAAYAEGKETVQGIKQKALSREVGITTMLEAGEPAEAIVRTADKIGADAVILGASGKCEGRKRPLGSVSARVVQDACCSVFIIR; translated from the coding sequence ATGAAGGTACTACTCGCCACCGATGGCATGCCCCACACCGACAGGGCCATTGATTACGCCATAGACTACGCGTCCAGGTACAGGGCGGCACTCTTCGTCGTGTACGCGCTCAGCCCTGGCAGGGACCAGAAGGCCGCCTACGCGGAAGGCAAGGAAACGGTACAGGGCATCAAGCAGAAGGCGCTCTCCAGGGAGGTAGGCATCACGACCATGCTGGAGGCGGGGGAGCCCGCGGAGGCGATCGTCAGGACGGCGGACAAGATCGGGGCGGACGCCGTCATCCTGGGCGCGTCGGGGAAGTGCGAGGGCAGGAAGAGGCCGCTGGGAAGCGTCTCGGCCAGGGTGGTGCAGGACGCCTGCTGCTCGGTCTTTATCATACGCTAG